The following coding sequences lie in one Dunckerocampus dactyliophorus isolate RoL2022-P2 chromosome 4, RoL_Ddac_1.1, whole genome shotgun sequence genomic window:
- the ydjc gene encoding carbohydrate deacetylase, translating to MPQPRIMLVVTGDDFGYCPKRNQGIVDCFLAGGISSVSLLVNASAAKQASDLAKRHSIPIGLHANLTEGIPVCQDLRQTSTLTNECGFFHGKMGFRQALERHQLSMEQVEQELRDQIRLFQELTGHLPHHMDGHQHVHVLPEVREVFAQVLSDHRIPYTRVPVEPGLHSCTWLPAHLQSFYTQVEKDALDSVPVFRRYGIRWPDVYLGLTTVGQNMSVSNLQRALSYASKPVVSHTMSSCEDNVVTAELMVHPGYPSHPQEGGCGEGPDDFSQSDDRRHELSVLVDPSLLAMFRQERVQICAFKDL from the exons ATGCCGCAGCCCAGAATCATGCTGGTGGTCACGGGAGATGATTTTGGTTACTGTCCCAAGAGGAACCAGGGCATCGTGGACTGCTTCCTGGCTGGGGGCATTTCCAGCGTGTCATTGCTGGTGAATGCATCTGCTGCCAAACAAGCATCTGATTTGGCTAAAAG ACACAGCATCCCAATCGGGCTCCATGCCAACCTGACAGAGGGCATCCCTGTGTGCCAGGATCTCAGACAGACCTCCACACTCACCAATGAATGCGGCTTCTTCCACGGCAAGATGGGCTTCCGTCAGGCATTGGAAAGACATCAGCTCAGCATGGAACAG GTGGAGCAAGAATTGAGAGATCAGATCAGGCTATTCCAAGAACTGACAGGTCACCTACCCCATCACATGGATGGGCATCAGCATGTACATGTACTGCCAG AGGTGCGTGAGGTATTTGCACAGGTGCTGTCAGATCACCGAATCCCATACACTCGCGTTCCGGTGGAGCCGGGTTTGCACAGTTGCACTTGGCTGCCAGCACATCTCCAAAGTTTCTACACTCAGGTGGAGAAGGATGCTCTGGACTCCGTCCCTGTCTTCAGGCGATATGGAATAAG GTGGCCGGATGTCTATCTGGGACTGACCACAGTAGGACAGAACATGTCTGTCTCCAACCTGCAGAGAGCTCTCAGTTATGCCTCGAAACCTGTGGTGTCCCACACTATGTCCTCTTGTGAAGACAACGTGGTGACGGCAGAACTCATGGTGCACCCGGGTTACCCCAGTCACCCCCAAGAAGGCGGCTGCGGAGAGGGACCCGATGACTTCTCCCAGTCGGACGACCGACGACATGAGCTGAGCGTCCTCGTTGATCCGTCCCTGCTGGCCATGTTCCGCCAGGAGAGAGTGCAGATCTGTGCTTTTAAAGATCTTTGA
- the ak6 gene encoding adenylate kinase isoenzyme 6 — protein MKMRKRPNILLTGTPGVGKTTLGKELAQRTGLTYVNIGDLAKEGDLYDGYDEEYHCPILDEDRVVDELEEKMANGGVIVDYHGCDLFPERWFHIVFVLRTDNTQLYTRLENRGYTGRKLQENVECEIFQTIYEEAREAYKEEIVHQLPSNTPEDLESNVEQILQWTEQWMKDHN, from the exons ATGAAAATGAGGAAACGACCAAACATCCTATTGACAG GAACCCCTGGCGTTGGAAAAACAACCCTAGGAAAGGAGCTGGCTCAGCGGACAGGGCTCACTTACGTTAATATTGGTGATCTGGCTaaggaag GAGATCTTTATGATGGCTATGATGAAGAGTACCACTGCCCCATTTTGGACGAAGACAGG GTCGTGGATGAGCTTGAAGAGAAGATGGCAAATGGCGGTGTGATTGTAGACTATCACGGCTGTGACCTGTTCCCTGAACGCTGGTTCCACATTGTTTTTGTCCTCCGAACAGACAACACTCAGCTGTACACGCGGCTTGAAAACAG GGGCTACACGGGGAGGAAGCTGCAAGAAAATGTGGAATGTGAAATCTTTCAAACCATCTACGAGGAGGCAAGGGAGGCCTACAAGGAGGAGATTGTCCACCAGCTGCCCAGCAACACTCCTGAGGACCTGGAAAGCAACGTGGAGCAGATCCTTCAGTGGACGGAACAGTGGATGAAGGACCACAACTAG
- the rad17 gene encoding cell cycle checkpoint protein RAD17 isoform X2 produces the protein MKKMSVGEKIASSRLNHWVDPSFTDLSAVNSSAFGKKRGCHVLGSKAEVKRPRKRKGETCSADPHTTYLKHSGHHDQDEAWVDRHMACSKAELAVHKKKIEEVENWLRAHTNTSQGGILLLTGPSGCGKTATVQVLCRELGVRIQEWTNPTSLDSYTDIHHDWKMNIFPSSSQSTQFQEFILRANKYNCLKMIDDCSAPDMKLILVEEFPNHFYRQPGSLHDILRCFVKTSRCPLVFIVSDSLSGDSSSRFLFPREILDELDISSISFNPVAPTTMMKVLTRIATLERGKSSGRVPVPEQAVLEMLCAGSSGDIRSAINSLQFSSIPDTSLAKEMLWRDKRLTTQCKAASKPTLRKKSKSTKVKDEEQTVGMKDACLFLFRALGKILHCKRGRSDGAESSCVLDLPAHLCQHHRESLQVDPEFVVERSHMSGEFFNLYLHQNYLDFFSEIEDVDRASEYLSDADLLTSDWTSRSVLGEYASSVATRGLLHSNSQQVSVGFRPLHKPHWLLITKKHRDNCLVAQCLFRSFCMTPVSLQTQLLPYLAKLTNPLRNQGQIAFIQDVGHMSLKRFPGRLKLEALADKEPGQLDMDDDDDDKEVEFLQDRSEEGLPASQPQPPTSILEEEDDDDVSIEEYSSDEYSQHLP, from the exons ATGAAAAAGATGTCAGTGGGAGAGAAAATTGCTTCAAGCAGG CTGAACCATTGGGTGGATCCATCTTTCACTGATTTGTCAGCGGTGAACTCGTCTGCTTTTGGAAAGAAAAGGGGTTGCCACGTTTTGGGTTCCAAAGCTGAAGTCAAGAGGCCCCGAAAGAGGAAAGGAGAGACTTGCAGCGCAGACCCACACACAACCTACTTAAAACACTCTGGCCACCACGACCAGGATGAAGCCTGGGTGGACAGACACATGGCGTGTTCAAAG GCTGAGCTTGCGGTACACAAGAAGAAGATCGAAGAAGTGGAGAATTGGCTGAGAGCCCATACAAACACGTCACAG GGTGGTATATTACTGCTGACCGGACCATCAGGCTGCGGAAAAACTGCTACAGTACAAGTTTTATGTCGTGAGCTGGGAGTAAGGATCCAGGAATGGACCAATCCAACAAGCCTGGACTCGTACACAGATATTCACCATG ActggaaaatgaacattttcccCAGTAGCTCGCAGTCAACCCAATTCCAAGAGTTTATCCTGAGGGCCAACAAGTATAACTGCCTGAAGATGATTGATGACTGCAGCGCTCCGGACATGAAGCTCATATTGGTGGAG GAATTCCCAAACCACTTTTACCGGCAGCCTGGCAGTCTACATGATATTCTCAG GTGCTTTGTGAAGACCAGTCGATGTCCTCTGGTCTTCATTGTGTCTGATAGCCTGAGTGGCGACAGTAGCTCAAGATTCCTTTTTCCAAGAGAAATCCTGGATGAGCTGGACATCAGTAGCATCAG TTTTAATCCAGTGGCTCCAACCACCATGATGAAGGTCCTGACTCGAATTGCAACTCTTGAGAGGGGGAAG AGCAGTGGAAGAGTCCCAGTCCCAGAACAGGCAGTGTTGGAGATGTTGTGTGCAGGAAGTTCAGGAGACATTCGCAGTGCTATTAACAGCCTGCAGTTCTCCTCCATCCCAG acaCTTCTTTGGCAAAAGAGATGTTGTGGAGGGACAAACGGTTGACTACACAGTGTAAGGCAGCTTCCAAACCCACCCTGAGGAAGAAGTCCAAGTCAACAAAGGTGAAAGACGAAGAACAAACTGTTGGGATGAAGGATGCTTGTCTGTTCCTGTTCAGAGCACTGGGAAAGATACTGCACTGCAAAA GGGGACGTTCTGATGGTGCTGAAAGTTCCTGCGTGCTTGATTTACCAGCACATCTTTGTCAGCACCACAGAGAATCATTACAAGTGGACCCTGAG TTTGTTGTAGAACGTTCACATATGTCCGGGGAGTTCTTCAACCTTTACCTCCACCAGAATTACCTGGATTTCTTCTCAGAGATTGAAGATGTGGATAGAGCCAGCGAGTACCTGTCTGATGCCGACCTCCTGACATCTGACTGGACG AGTCGTAGTGTCTTGGGAGAGTATGCATCTTCAGTGGCCACCAGGGGGCTTCTCCACTCCAACTCCCAACAAGTATCTGTTGGTTTCAGACCCCTTCACAAACCGCATTGGCTGCTCATCACCAAGAAG CACCGGGACAACTGCCTGGTTGCTCAGTGCTTATTTCGGAGCTTCTGCATGACGCCGGTCAGCCTTCAGACTCAGTTGTTACCATACCTGGCCAAGCTCACCAACCCCTTGAGGAACCAAG gcCAGATAGCATTCATCCAGGATGTAGGTCACATGTCACTGAAGAGGTTTCCTGGCAG GTTAAAACTGGAAGCCCTGGCAGACAAAGAACCGGGGCAGCTGGacatggatgatgatgatgatgataaggaGGTAGAATTTTTACAGGATAGATCTGAGGAAGGTCTACCAGCCAGTCAACCTCAGCCCCCAACAAGCATtctagaagaagaagacgacgacGACGTGAGCATTGAGGAATACAGTAGTGATGAATACAGCCAACACTTACCATAA
- the rad17 gene encoding cell cycle checkpoint protein RAD17 isoform X1: MKKMSVGEKIASSRLNHWVDPSFTDLSAVNSSAFGKKRGCHVLGSKAEVKRPRKRKGETCSADPHTTYLKHSGHHDQDEAWVDRHMACSKAELAVHKKKIEEVENWLRAHTNTSQGGILLLTGPSGCGKTATVQVLCRELGVRIQEWTNPTSLDSYTDIHHDWKMNIFPSSSQSTQFQEFILRANKYNCLKMIDDCSAPDMKLILVEEFPNHFYRQPGSLHDILRCFVKTSRCPLVFIVSDSLSGDSSSRFLFPREILDELDISSISFNPVAPTTMMKVLTRIATLERGKQSSGRVPVPEQAVLEMLCAGSSGDIRSAINSLQFSSIPDTSLAKEMLWRDKRLTTQCKAASKPTLRKKSKSTKVKDEEQTVGMKDACLFLFRALGKILHCKRGRSDGAESSCVLDLPAHLCQHHRESLQVDPEFVVERSHMSGEFFNLYLHQNYLDFFSEIEDVDRASEYLSDADLLTSDWTSRSVLGEYASSVATRGLLHSNSQQVSVGFRPLHKPHWLLITKKHRDNCLVAQCLFRSFCMTPVSLQTQLLPYLAKLTNPLRNQGQIAFIQDVGHMSLKRFPGRLKLEALADKEPGQLDMDDDDDDKEVEFLQDRSEEGLPASQPQPPTSILEEEDDDDVSIEEYSSDEYSQHLP; encoded by the exons ATGAAAAAGATGTCAGTGGGAGAGAAAATTGCTTCAAGCAGG CTGAACCATTGGGTGGATCCATCTTTCACTGATTTGTCAGCGGTGAACTCGTCTGCTTTTGGAAAGAAAAGGGGTTGCCACGTTTTGGGTTCCAAAGCTGAAGTCAAGAGGCCCCGAAAGAGGAAAGGAGAGACTTGCAGCGCAGACCCACACACAACCTACTTAAAACACTCTGGCCACCACGACCAGGATGAAGCCTGGGTGGACAGACACATGGCGTGTTCAAAG GCTGAGCTTGCGGTACACAAGAAGAAGATCGAAGAAGTGGAGAATTGGCTGAGAGCCCATACAAACACGTCACAG GGTGGTATATTACTGCTGACCGGACCATCAGGCTGCGGAAAAACTGCTACAGTACAAGTTTTATGTCGTGAGCTGGGAGTAAGGATCCAGGAATGGACCAATCCAACAAGCCTGGACTCGTACACAGATATTCACCATG ActggaaaatgaacattttcccCAGTAGCTCGCAGTCAACCCAATTCCAAGAGTTTATCCTGAGGGCCAACAAGTATAACTGCCTGAAGATGATTGATGACTGCAGCGCTCCGGACATGAAGCTCATATTGGTGGAG GAATTCCCAAACCACTTTTACCGGCAGCCTGGCAGTCTACATGATATTCTCAG GTGCTTTGTGAAGACCAGTCGATGTCCTCTGGTCTTCATTGTGTCTGATAGCCTGAGTGGCGACAGTAGCTCAAGATTCCTTTTTCCAAGAGAAATCCTGGATGAGCTGGACATCAGTAGCATCAG TTTTAATCCAGTGGCTCCAACCACCATGATGAAGGTCCTGACTCGAATTGCAACTCTTGAGAGGGGGAAG CAGAGCAGTGGAAGAGTCCCAGTCCCAGAACAGGCAGTGTTGGAGATGTTGTGTGCAGGAAGTTCAGGAGACATTCGCAGTGCTATTAACAGCCTGCAGTTCTCCTCCATCCCAG acaCTTCTTTGGCAAAAGAGATGTTGTGGAGGGACAAACGGTTGACTACACAGTGTAAGGCAGCTTCCAAACCCACCCTGAGGAAGAAGTCCAAGTCAACAAAGGTGAAAGACGAAGAACAAACTGTTGGGATGAAGGATGCTTGTCTGTTCCTGTTCAGAGCACTGGGAAAGATACTGCACTGCAAAA GGGGACGTTCTGATGGTGCTGAAAGTTCCTGCGTGCTTGATTTACCAGCACATCTTTGTCAGCACCACAGAGAATCATTACAAGTGGACCCTGAG TTTGTTGTAGAACGTTCACATATGTCCGGGGAGTTCTTCAACCTTTACCTCCACCAGAATTACCTGGATTTCTTCTCAGAGATTGAAGATGTGGATAGAGCCAGCGAGTACCTGTCTGATGCCGACCTCCTGACATCTGACTGGACG AGTCGTAGTGTCTTGGGAGAGTATGCATCTTCAGTGGCCACCAGGGGGCTTCTCCACTCCAACTCCCAACAAGTATCTGTTGGTTTCAGACCCCTTCACAAACCGCATTGGCTGCTCATCACCAAGAAG CACCGGGACAACTGCCTGGTTGCTCAGTGCTTATTTCGGAGCTTCTGCATGACGCCGGTCAGCCTTCAGACTCAGTTGTTACCATACCTGGCCAAGCTCACCAACCCCTTGAGGAACCAAG gcCAGATAGCATTCATCCAGGATGTAGGTCACATGTCACTGAAGAGGTTTCCTGGCAG GTTAAAACTGGAAGCCCTGGCAGACAAAGAACCGGGGCAGCTGGacatggatgatgatgatgatgataaggaGGTAGAATTTTTACAGGATAGATCTGAGGAAGGTCTACCAGCCAGTCAACCTCAGCCCCCAACAAGCATtctagaagaagaagacgacgacGACGTGAGCATTGAGGAATACAGTAGTGATGAATACAGCCAACACTTACCATAA
- the rad17 gene encoding cell cycle checkpoint protein RAD17 isoform X3, with protein sequence MACSKAELAVHKKKIEEVENWLRAHTNTSQGGILLLTGPSGCGKTATVQVLCRELGVRIQEWTNPTSLDSYTDIHHDWKMNIFPSSSQSTQFQEFILRANKYNCLKMIDDCSAPDMKLILVEEFPNHFYRQPGSLHDILRCFVKTSRCPLVFIVSDSLSGDSSSRFLFPREILDELDISSISFNPVAPTTMMKVLTRIATLERGKQSSGRVPVPEQAVLEMLCAGSSGDIRSAINSLQFSSIPDTSLAKEMLWRDKRLTTQCKAASKPTLRKKSKSTKVKDEEQTVGMKDACLFLFRALGKILHCKRGRSDGAESSCVLDLPAHLCQHHRESLQVDPEFVVERSHMSGEFFNLYLHQNYLDFFSEIEDVDRASEYLSDADLLTSDWTSRSVLGEYASSVATRGLLHSNSQQVSVGFRPLHKPHWLLITKKHRDNCLVAQCLFRSFCMTPVSLQTQLLPYLAKLTNPLRNQGQIAFIQDVGHMSLKRFPGRLKLEALADKEPGQLDMDDDDDDKEVEFLQDRSEEGLPASQPQPPTSILEEEDDDDVSIEEYSSDEYSQHLP encoded by the exons ATGGCGTGTTCAAAG GCTGAGCTTGCGGTACACAAGAAGAAGATCGAAGAAGTGGAGAATTGGCTGAGAGCCCATACAAACACGTCACAG GGTGGTATATTACTGCTGACCGGACCATCAGGCTGCGGAAAAACTGCTACAGTACAAGTTTTATGTCGTGAGCTGGGAGTAAGGATCCAGGAATGGACCAATCCAACAAGCCTGGACTCGTACACAGATATTCACCATG ActggaaaatgaacattttcccCAGTAGCTCGCAGTCAACCCAATTCCAAGAGTTTATCCTGAGGGCCAACAAGTATAACTGCCTGAAGATGATTGATGACTGCAGCGCTCCGGACATGAAGCTCATATTGGTGGAG GAATTCCCAAACCACTTTTACCGGCAGCCTGGCAGTCTACATGATATTCTCAG GTGCTTTGTGAAGACCAGTCGATGTCCTCTGGTCTTCATTGTGTCTGATAGCCTGAGTGGCGACAGTAGCTCAAGATTCCTTTTTCCAAGAGAAATCCTGGATGAGCTGGACATCAGTAGCATCAG TTTTAATCCAGTGGCTCCAACCACCATGATGAAGGTCCTGACTCGAATTGCAACTCTTGAGAGGGGGAAG CAGAGCAGTGGAAGAGTCCCAGTCCCAGAACAGGCAGTGTTGGAGATGTTGTGTGCAGGAAGTTCAGGAGACATTCGCAGTGCTATTAACAGCCTGCAGTTCTCCTCCATCCCAG acaCTTCTTTGGCAAAAGAGATGTTGTGGAGGGACAAACGGTTGACTACACAGTGTAAGGCAGCTTCCAAACCCACCCTGAGGAAGAAGTCCAAGTCAACAAAGGTGAAAGACGAAGAACAAACTGTTGGGATGAAGGATGCTTGTCTGTTCCTGTTCAGAGCACTGGGAAAGATACTGCACTGCAAAA GGGGACGTTCTGATGGTGCTGAAAGTTCCTGCGTGCTTGATTTACCAGCACATCTTTGTCAGCACCACAGAGAATCATTACAAGTGGACCCTGAG TTTGTTGTAGAACGTTCACATATGTCCGGGGAGTTCTTCAACCTTTACCTCCACCAGAATTACCTGGATTTCTTCTCAGAGATTGAAGATGTGGATAGAGCCAGCGAGTACCTGTCTGATGCCGACCTCCTGACATCTGACTGGACG AGTCGTAGTGTCTTGGGAGAGTATGCATCTTCAGTGGCCACCAGGGGGCTTCTCCACTCCAACTCCCAACAAGTATCTGTTGGTTTCAGACCCCTTCACAAACCGCATTGGCTGCTCATCACCAAGAAG CACCGGGACAACTGCCTGGTTGCTCAGTGCTTATTTCGGAGCTTCTGCATGACGCCGGTCAGCCTTCAGACTCAGTTGTTACCATACCTGGCCAAGCTCACCAACCCCTTGAGGAACCAAG gcCAGATAGCATTCATCCAGGATGTAGGTCACATGTCACTGAAGAGGTTTCCTGGCAG GTTAAAACTGGAAGCCCTGGCAGACAAAGAACCGGGGCAGCTGGacatggatgatgatgatgatgataaggaGGTAGAATTTTTACAGGATAGATCTGAGGAAGGTCTACCAGCCAGTCAACCTCAGCCCCCAACAAGCATtctagaagaagaagacgacgacGACGTGAGCATTGAGGAATACAGTAGTGATGAATACAGCCAACACTTACCATAA